Proteins from one Cryptomeria japonica chromosome 4, Sugi_1.0, whole genome shotgun sequence genomic window:
- the LOC131041455 gene encoding G-type lectin S-receptor-like serine/threonine-protein kinase At2g19130, whose translation MKTYNAQMGRNGAQAYMFFALTVITIVHNCNKCTAGSGDTLSLGTSLTGNKTIISKNGTFEMGFFCPDGTDNWYIGIWYGKVAEKTIVWVANRERPAKKRPGVLMLSKQGILGLFDAENVSLWSANIANKAFRAVILDSGNFLMVSDGNKSETVWQSFDYPVDTWLPGMKLGGKKELACWKNSLDPAPGIFSKRMDPSGISQFVLIWNNSVQYWESGVWDGESFSRIPEMTLNDLFNYRAENTTSGFYISYELRPPVNVLTRFVLKRSGVLQLYALFDNSNWSVVWSQPTDECSVYGICGSYGNCNSNNVNFCSCVEGFIPRYNRSWNLQDWSSSGCVRKSPLNCDPKNGSSDRFMGYSVTLPVNQALTYPARSNEDCEKACLQNCSCNAFSFIGFSRTCQTWSGNLVNMHTSRSKRNSDVFIRLAASALTKLDHKQSASRRKTAVSIMCSVLGIVGTVTIALGFFSFAMWRRKRLRLRQMHTDSANSFLRVFSYKELKIATRNFGSQLGSGGFGSVFKGTLTDGTLVAVKKLEESREDEKQFRAEISSLGNIQHVNLVRLRGFCAEGSQRLLVYDYMPNGSLNSLLFSSNNQSKRNVLDWKKRFQIALGTARGLFYLHEECREHIIHNDVKPENILLDTEFSPKLADFGMAKLVGRDFSRVLTTTRGTRGYLAPEWLWGLPITPKVDVYSYGKTLLEIISGRRNLDMSVEDSKKHYFPTWAAAQIDQGNTIDIVEEGVVLAEKEDIEEARRAIVVGLLCIEEDEDVRPSMEQVVRMLEGKMELPTPQIPSDVACNKLSEDVLWSRSGTEATTFSM comes from the coding sequence ATGAAAACCTACAATGCACAAATGGGAAGGAACGGTGCACAAGCATATATGTTCTTCGCTCTTACTGTTATAACTATAGTTCACAACTGTAACAAGTGCACTGCTGGTAGCGGAGATACTCTTTCCTTGGGTACCTCGTTAACAGGAAATAAGACCATAATTTCAAAGAATGGAACGTTTGAAATGGGATTCTTCTGCCCAGATGGAACCGATAATTGGTACATTGGTATCTGGTATGGCAAAGTGGCAGAGAAGACGATTGTTTGGGTTGCTAACAGAGAGAGACCCGCAAAGAAGAGGCCTGGTGTTTTGATGCTGTCCAAACAAGGTATTCTGGGACTGTTTGATGCAGAGAATGTGTCTCTTTGGTCGGCCAACATCGCGAACAAGGCTTTCCGGGCTGTGATATTAGATTCTGGGAACTTTTTAATGGTGAGCGATGGCAATAAATCTGAGACTGTTTGGCAGAGTTTCGACTATCCCGTCGATACCTGGTTGCCTGGGATGAAGCTCGGAGGAAAGAAAGAGTTAGCCTGTTGGAAAAATTCATTGGATCCAGCTCCGGGGATTTTTTCTAAAAGGATGGATCCATCAGGGATCAGCCAATTTGTGCTAATATGGAACAATTCTGTACAGTATTGGGAGAGCGGTGTTTGGGATGGTGAAAGTTTCAGTCGAATTCCGGAAATGACATTAAATGACTTGTTCAATTACAGGGCTGAAAATACTACGTCTGGTTTTTATATCAGTTATGAATTGAGGCCTCCTGTCAATGTGCTCACACGATTCGTCCTAAAGAGATCCGGAGTATTGCAATTGTATGCTTTGTTTGATAACAGTAATTGGAGTGTGGTCTGGTCTCAACCAACAGATGAATGCAGCGTATATGGTATCTGTGGCTCTTATGGAAATTGCAACTCCAACAATGTAAATTTCTGCAGCTGTGTGGAAGGCTTTATACCCAGATACAATCGGTCCTGGAATTTGCAGGATTGGTCCTCAAGTGGCTGTGTTCGAAAGAGCCCGTTAAACTGCGATCCGAAAAATGGCAGCTCTGACAGATTCATGGGCTACAGCGTAACTTTGCCTGTTAATCAGGCTCTCACATACCCTGCAAGGTCAAATGAAGATTGCGAGAAGGCGTGCCTCCAGAACTGCTCCTGCAATGCGTTTTCTTTCATTGGGTTTTCACGGACATGCCAAACATGGTCCGGGAATCTGGTAAATATGCACACTTCTCGATCGAAAAGAAATTCGGATGTCTTCATTCGATTAGCTGCCTCTGCACTTACGAAGTTAGATCATAAACAGTCCGCCTCCAGACGTAAAACAGCTGTGAGTATTATGTGCAGTGTTCTTGGTATTGTTGGTACTGTCACAATTGCTTTGGGTTTCTTTTCATTTGCAATGTGGCGGAGAAAGCGGCTACGATTGAGGCAGATGCATACAGATTCTGCGAACTCTTTTCTAAGAGTATTTAGTTATAAGGAGTTGAAGATTGCAACTAGGAATTTCGGGTCTCAGCTGGGAAGTGGTGGTTTTGGGTCGGTGTTCAAAGGAACCCTAACAGACGGCACGCTTGTAGCTGTAAAGAAACTGGAGGAATCAAGAGAAGACGAGAAGCAATTCAGAGCAGAAATCAGTTCTCTTGGAAACATACAACATGTCAATTTGGTAAGGCTTAGAGGATTTTGTGCAGAGGGATCACAAAGGCTACTGGTTTATGATTACATGCCCAATGGCTCTCTGAATTCTTTACTGTTCAGTAGCAACAACCAAAGCAAGCGGAACGTACTGGACTGGAAGAAAAGATTTCAGATAGCCCTAGGCACTGCAAGAGGCTTATTTTATCTACACGAAGAATGCAGAGAGCACATTATTCACAATGATGTTAAGCCTGAAAATATTCTCCTCGACACCGAATTTTCCCCAAAACTGGCTGATTTTGGGATGGCAAAGCTTGTGGGTAGAGATTTCAGCCGCGTCCTGACCACAACGAGAGGAACGAGAGGTTACTTGGCTCCAGAGTGGCTCTGGGGTCTTCCCATAACTCCCAAGGTTGATGTGTACAGTTATGGTAAGACTCTCTTGGAAATCATTTCGGGACGAAGAAATCTAGACATGAGCGTTGAAGATTCAAAAAAGCATTACTTTCCCACCTGGGCCGCAGCCCAAATTGACCAGGGGAACACAATTGATATCGTGGAGGAGGGCGTTGTACTTGCAGAGAAGGAAGATATAGAAGAGGCCAGAAGAGCTATTGTTGTTGGGTTGCTATGCATTGAAGAGGATGAGGATGTTAGGCCAAGCATGGAGCAAGTGGTGCGGATGCTGGAAGGGAAGATGGAGCTTCCAACTCCGCAGATACCGAGCGATGTTGCTTGCAATAAACTAAGTGAGGATGTATTATGGAGTAGAAGTGGGACTGAGGCTACAACTTTTTCTATGTGA